From Marinoscillum sp. 108, a single genomic window includes:
- a CDS encoding TolC family protein: MRKTLIFMMITMSVLAHAQDTEEVTVLTLDDCIQTALERNIQLKQARNSQLMAESNRLQSIMNFFPSISAGVNYDYFFGNFFDPNAARQVSETTSSSAPNISSSMVLFNGFSNHFQLSQRKHELVAASETIKNTEINVESNILAYYLSVILDKENIKIARERVELLEAQLEREKKRESVGVGNLESVYNFQGQLANQKLTLNNLENTLRRDLLTLFQSMQLNPNDGEVEVQAYDVQEDELLLEADPFEVVLEETLSSSPALKAASSSYEASRYQFKSAKAQLYPTITAFGRIGSNYSSNGARNPTNGDFEPDASFSRQMEFNEFEYVNFSLNIPIFSRYQTSNSIQIAKVGMANAELGVSQAMNTITNLVQTAYLDLVSAQNTYISAKENLAATTQTFEFMKKRFETGNTDFYTYLESLNNKNRAELELINSKYSIVFRKKILELYRGS, translated from the coding sequence ATGAGGAAGACTTTGATTTTCATGATGATTACTATGTCTGTACTGGCCCATGCACAGGATACAGAAGAGGTGACCGTCCTCACGTTGGATGACTGCATCCAGACCGCACTGGAGAGAAATATTCAGTTGAAGCAGGCGCGCAATAGTCAGCTCATGGCTGAATCTAATCGGCTACAATCCATCATGAATTTTTTCCCTTCGATATCAGCCGGGGTGAATTATGACTATTTCTTCGGTAACTTCTTTGATCCTAATGCGGCTCGCCAGGTATCTGAGACCACAAGTAGTTCTGCTCCCAATATTTCTTCCAGCATGGTCTTGTTCAATGGTTTTTCAAACCATTTTCAACTGAGTCAGCGGAAACATGAACTGGTCGCTGCATCGGAGACCATTAAGAATACAGAGATCAATGTGGAAAGTAATATTTTGGCTTACTACCTCAGTGTGATTTTGGACAAAGAGAACATTAAAATAGCCAGAGAGCGTGTGGAGCTATTGGAAGCACAACTGGAGAGAGAGAAGAAAAGAGAATCTGTGGGTGTGGGTAATTTGGAGTCAGTATACAATTTTCAGGGGCAGCTGGCCAATCAAAAACTGACGCTCAACAATCTGGAAAATACCCTGAGAAGAGATTTGCTTACTCTGTTTCAGTCCATGCAGCTCAATCCCAATGATGGCGAGGTAGAAGTGCAGGCTTATGATGTGCAGGAAGACGAGCTCCTGCTCGAGGCAGATCCGTTTGAGGTAGTGTTGGAAGAAACGCTGAGCAGTAGCCCGGCACTGAAAGCGGCAAGCTCCTCCTACGAAGCGTCGAGGTATCAGTTTAAGTCTGCCAAAGCCCAATTGTACCCTACGATTACGGCTTTCGGAAGAATAGGATCTAACTATTCATCTAACGGAGCCCGAAACCCCACCAATGGCGACTTTGAACCGGATGCCAGTTTTTCCAGACAGATGGAGTTTAACGAATTTGAGTATGTGAATTTTTCATTGAACATCCCCATCTTTTCCAGATACCAAACCAGCAATAGTATTCAGATTGCCAAAGTGGGAATGGCCAATGCCGAATTGGGGGTATCGCAGGCTATGAACACGATCACCAACCTGGTACAAACTGCTTATCTGGATTTGGTTTCGGCCCAGAACACCTACATCTCTGCTAAGGAAAACCTGGCGGCTACCACACAGACCTTCGAGTTTATGAAAAAGCGGTTTGAGACGGGAAATACTGATTTTTATACCTATTTGGAAAGCCTGAATAACAAGAATAGGGCCGAACTGGAGCTCATTAATTCCAAGTACAGCATCGTTTTTAGAAAGAAAATTTTGGAATTGTACAGAGGGTCATAA
- a CDS encoding ABC transporter ATP-binding protein yields the protein MENSEALIKTVGLKKFYYTDEIETTALAGVNLEVKKGEFVAIMGPSGCGKSTLLNIVGLLDNPSEGEFHFTDQEISTYSERKRAELRKANIGFVFQSFNLIDELTVYENIELPLIYLKYSSSERKKRVEEVMEQMKIMHRRNHFPQQLSGGQQQRVAISRAVVAKPKLILADEPTGNLDSANGQEVMNLLTELNENGTTVVMVTHSPLDAEYAHRVIHLFDGQIVSENMNAKDNALV from the coding sequence ATGGAAAACTCTGAAGCGTTAATCAAAACTGTGGGACTGAAGAAGTTCTACTATACAGACGAAATAGAAACAACAGCCCTGGCTGGTGTGAACCTGGAGGTCAAAAAAGGTGAATTTGTGGCCATAATGGGCCCGTCTGGTTGTGGTAAATCCACTTTGCTCAACATTGTGGGCTTATTGGACAACCCATCTGAAGGGGAGTTTCATTTTACAGATCAGGAAATCTCAACCTACTCTGAGCGAAAAAGAGCGGAGCTTAGAAAGGCCAACATCGGCTTTGTGTTCCAGAGCTTCAATTTGATTGATGAGTTGACGGTTTATGAAAACATTGAGCTTCCCCTTATTTATCTGAAATACTCATCTTCTGAGCGCAAGAAGCGGGTGGAAGAAGTGATGGAGCAGATGAAGATCATGCACCGTAGAAATCACTTTCCACAACAGTTATCTGGTGGTCAGCAGCAGCGTGTGGCCATTTCGCGAGCTGTGGTGGCCAAGCCTAAACTGATTCTGGCGGATGAGCCAACAGGTAATCTGGATTCTGCCAACGGACAGGAGGTAATGAACCTACTGACCGAACTGAATGAAAACGGGACCACCGTAGTAATGGTGACACACTCTCCGTTGGATGCTGAGTACGCACACAGGGTTATTCACTTGTTTGACGGACAGATCGTTTCAGAAAACATGAATGCCAAAGACAACGCTTTAGTTTAA
- a CDS encoding efflux RND transporter periplasmic adaptor subunit, which yields MDRKIQKKKWTLKRIATWGGASVFVIFILYSFIFADGGSRLNVEREKVNIATVMEGEFREFIPVDGSVMPIKTIRLDAIEGGVVEKKYYEGGILVDKGDTILKLSNNDLLQNFVREETQAFILMNSLENTKLSLKRNQFELKRNLIELDYQIDEAKDAYVRGQELYDEKIISEQEYLNLKRAYDRLIDSKVIQIESAKFDSLNARLQIAQAESTLNRTRDNLEMIKKNLDNLYFKAPISGSLSTVNAEVGESISPGQNIGQIDDLNGFKVRAAIDEHYIARIYQGLSGTFDFAGGSYTLQISKVYPEVANGLFSVDMVFTDTIPQGIRRGQTLQIRLQLSENITAVQIPRGSFYQTTGGNWIFVLTADESEAVRRQIRLGRQNPRYYEVIEGLQPGEKVVVSSYEGYDDKDKLVFK from the coding sequence ATGGACCGAAAGATTCAAAAGAAAAAGTGGACGTTAAAGCGTATCGCTACCTGGGGTGGAGCCAGTGTGTTCGTCATCTTCATTTTATACAGTTTCATTTTTGCCGATGGCGGCTCCCGCCTGAATGTGGAACGTGAGAAAGTGAACATTGCCACTGTGATGGAGGGTGAATTCAGAGAGTTTATTCCTGTGGATGGCTCTGTGATGCCCATCAAAACGATTCGCCTGGATGCGATAGAAGGTGGCGTGGTAGAGAAGAAATATTACGAAGGTGGGATATTGGTGGACAAAGGTGACACTATTCTGAAGCTTTCAAACAATGACCTATTGCAAAACTTCGTGCGGGAAGAGACTCAGGCATTTATCCTGATGAACAGCCTGGAAAACACCAAGTTGAGCCTGAAGAGGAACCAGTTTGAACTGAAACGCAACCTTATAGAGCTTGATTACCAGATCGATGAAGCTAAAGATGCGTATGTCAGAGGACAGGAGCTCTATGACGAAAAGATCATTTCTGAACAAGAGTATCTGAATTTGAAGCGGGCTTATGATCGACTGATTGACAGTAAGGTTATTCAGATAGAGTCAGCCAAGTTTGATTCACTGAATGCCCGACTACAGATAGCACAGGCCGAATCTACCCTCAATCGGACCAGAGATAATCTGGAAATGATCAAGAAGAATCTGGATAACCTGTACTTCAAAGCACCTATATCAGGGAGCCTGAGTACTGTGAATGCGGAAGTGGGCGAATCCATCTCTCCTGGACAGAACATTGGGCAGATCGACGACCTGAATGGCTTCAAAGTAAGGGCAGCGATAGACGAACACTACATTGCCAGAATTTATCAGGGTCTTTCAGGTACTTTTGATTTCGCGGGAGGTTCTTATACGCTGCAGATTTCGAAAGTATACCCTGAAGTGGCTAATGGTCTGTTTTCTGTGGATATGGTATTTACTGACACCATCCCTCAGGGTATCAGAAGAGGCCAGACCCTGCAGATCAGGTTGCAGTTGAGTGAAAATATTACCGCAGTACAGATACCAAGAGGAAGCTTCTATCAAACCACCGGAGGCAATTGGATTTTCGTGCTGACCGCTGATGAATCAGAGGCCGTAAGAAGACAAATCAGGCTGGGCAGACAGAACCCAAGATATTATGAAGTCATAGAAGGCTTGCAACCTGGCGAGAAAGTAGTAGTCTCTTCTTACGAAGGCTACGACGACAAAGACAAACTAGTATTTAAATAA
- a CDS encoding TetR/AcrR family transcriptional regulator, translated as MVVLQLVLNKNLYSKDPQSSELGQRITEHSIEMIHQLGFEGFTFKKLSDRIDCTEASVYRYFENKHRLLVYLITWYWAWLDYRIEYETHNLEDPKTKLSRALRIITEKKMKDPAFPDINEEALHKIVIAESHKIYLAKQVDEDNKDGFFRGYKSLCKKIAEFITEINPSYPYPSTIVSTAMMVANQQIFFAEHLPSLTELSKEDDPYMANYEFLKSMIFQTIEA; from the coding sequence ATGGTGGTATTACAATTGGTACTCAATAAAAATCTCTATTCAAAAGATCCCCAGTCTTCAGAATTGGGGCAACGGATTACCGAGCACAGTATAGAAATGATCCACCAACTGGGATTCGAAGGGTTCACCTTTAAAAAGCTTTCTGACAGGATAGATTGCACCGAAGCTTCCGTGTACAGATACTTTGAAAATAAGCACCGACTTTTAGTTTATCTCATCACCTGGTATTGGGCGTGGCTGGACTATCGGATCGAATATGAAACGCATAATCTGGAAGATCCAAAGACAAAACTCAGCCGTGCGCTACGGATCATTACCGAGAAAAAGATGAAAGATCCAGCCTTTCCTGATATCAATGAGGAAGCGCTGCATAAAATTGTGATTGCCGAGTCGCACAAAATATATCTTGCCAAGCAGGTGGATGAGGATAATAAAGACGGTTTTTTCAGAGGATACAAGTCTCTATGTAAAAAGATCGCTGAGTTTATCACAGAAATAAATCCGTCTTACCCGTACCCCAGTACCATTGTAAGCACGGCAATGATGGTGGCCAATCAGCAAATATTCTTTGCGGAACACCTGCCTTCACTCACTGAGCTTAGTAAAGAGGACGATCCATATATGGCCAATTACGAATTTCTGAAATCAATGATCTTTCAAACTATTGAAGCATGA
- a CDS encoding peptidase domain-containing ABC transporter: MNNHQIIKVIQECAGYLNLEVSSDVVQSLERNFREYDNLDLIEFIRDTVESGNDCGIIFLEKHLKESLFLKSMSSHSAPVMVFAKDDELAPVLITRKGKKYLFTKIREEGVEKWEGDDLTALDMACTEKLEVIFLAIFDHQSLVSSDKDYLDKTPVSAVYRLYKLLAAERQDILYVYIYAALIGLLGLSLPLGIQAAIELISGGVLFSSVYVLIAFIILGVIATGVLQVFQITIVEYLQRRVFTKAAFEFAFRVPRIQMESVLNLHMPELMNRFFDVITLQKGLPKLLIDLSTGIIQIIFGLILLSFYHPFFVFFGLGLLGTLFSIFYLTGPQGLKSSIVESKYKYKVVYWLEEMARTLYSFKLSGNTNLPIKNTDLNVNSYLKHRSAHFKVLIKQYSFILLFKVVVTGGLLIIGTILVINREITLGQFVASEVIIILIINSVEKIIMYMDVVYDMLTAVDKIAQVTDLPLEPSGGIDIPASQLNEKGLSVEIKNLQYTYPDRDHPSISDINLSIAPGEKICISGGGNSGKTTLTNVIAGIHTKYEGVITYNRYNLKDLDRTHLRDQIGKNVSQEDIFEGTILDNILVGKPFSNMSMAMEAMDKVGLMDQIHEWPEGFNTPIRSAGKGFSSSFINKLILARCLAKQPSLLILNDFFNSAQKHERLKLIEILTNPEIQRTLIVVSNDPLIMAAMDRVIYMDAGKIIADDTFENVLKNENILKNIY; the protein is encoded by the coding sequence ATGAATAATCATCAGATCATCAAAGTAATCCAGGAGTGTGCAGGTTACTTAAATCTAGAAGTGTCAAGTGATGTTGTTCAATCTCTGGAGAGGAACTTCAGGGAGTATGATAACCTCGATCTCATTGAGTTCATTCGGGATACGGTGGAGTCGGGAAATGATTGCGGCATTATTTTCCTGGAGAAGCACCTCAAAGAATCCCTTTTTCTGAAATCCATGAGTAGCCACAGTGCTCCGGTCATGGTATTTGCCAAAGACGATGAGCTGGCTCCGGTCCTCATCACTCGAAAAGGAAAAAAATACCTCTTCACAAAAATACGGGAAGAGGGAGTGGAAAAGTGGGAAGGGGATGATCTGACAGCACTGGACATGGCCTGTACAGAAAAACTTGAAGTCATTTTTCTGGCCATTTTTGATCATCAAAGTTTGGTGAGCTCAGACAAGGATTATCTGGATAAGACCCCGGTCTCTGCTGTCTACCGACTATACAAGCTACTCGCCGCTGAACGTCAGGATATCCTGTATGTCTACATCTATGCCGCTCTCATAGGACTACTGGGATTAAGTCTGCCTCTTGGTATACAAGCCGCAATAGAACTGATCAGCGGGGGCGTGCTCTTTAGTTCAGTCTATGTGCTCATAGCATTCATCATCCTGGGTGTCATTGCCACGGGGGTGCTGCAGGTATTTCAAATCACCATTGTGGAATACCTGCAAAGAAGGGTATTTACCAAAGCAGCTTTTGAGTTTGCATTCAGAGTGCCTCGAATACAGATGGAGTCTGTGCTAAATCTCCACATGCCTGAATTGATGAACAGGTTCTTTGATGTGATCACTCTTCAAAAAGGTCTACCAAAGCTGCTAATCGATCTATCCACTGGTATCATTCAAATCATATTCGGACTGATCTTGCTGTCATTTTACCATCCCTTTTTTGTGTTTTTTGGTCTGGGGCTTTTGGGCACTCTATTCAGTATCTTCTATCTCACAGGTCCACAGGGACTGAAATCAAGCATTGTAGAATCTAAGTATAAATACAAAGTCGTCTATTGGCTGGAAGAAATGGCTCGCACCTTATATTCTTTCAAGCTGTCAGGTAACACTAACCTTCCGATCAAAAACACCGATTTGAATGTAAACAGCTACCTCAAACATCGGAGTGCTCATTTCAAAGTACTGATCAAACAATACTCCTTCATTCTACTCTTTAAAGTGGTAGTGACAGGCGGCCTACTGATCATAGGAACTATCCTCGTCATCAATCGGGAGATCACTTTAGGTCAATTCGTAGCTTCAGAGGTGATCATCATCCTGATCATCAATTCGGTAGAGAAAATCATCATGTATATGGATGTGGTCTACGACATGCTCACGGCTGTTGATAAAATTGCCCAGGTAACAGACTTACCTCTGGAGCCTTCAGGGGGAATTGACATTCCCGCGAGCCAACTCAATGAAAAAGGGCTTTCGGTAGAAATAAAAAACCTTCAATATACCTACCCAGACAGAGATCATCCTTCGATCTCAGACATCAATCTCAGTATAGCTCCAGGCGAAAAAATTTGTATCTCGGGAGGGGGCAACTCTGGCAAAACCACCCTCACCAATGTGATCGCCGGCATACACACCAAATACGAAGGAGTGATCACCTACAACCGTTATAATCTGAAGGATCTTGACAGAACCCATCTGAGAGATCAGATTGGTAAAAATGTATCTCAGGAAGACATCTTTGAAGGAACCATACTTGATAATATCCTGGTAGGTAAGCCCTTTTCTAATATGAGTATGGCCATGGAAGCTATGGACAAAGTTGGGCTCATGGACCAAATCCATGAATGGCCGGAAGGATTCAACACCCCTATTCGAAGTGCCGGGAAAGGGTTTAGTAGTTCTTTTATCAACAAACTGATACTGGCCCGCTGTCTGGCCAAGCAGCCCTCCCTTCTCATCCTCAACGACTTCTTCAATAGCGCACAAAAACATGAACGACTCAAACTAATAGAAATACTCACCAATCCGGAAATACAGCGAACACTCATAGTGGTATCAAACGATCCCCTCATTATGGCCGCAATGGACAGGGTGATCTATATGGATGCAGGTAAAATCATCGCTGATGACACCTTTGAAAACGTCTTGAAAAACGAAAATATTCTTAAAAATATCTACTGA
- a CDS encoding HlyD family secretion protein, whose product MLNITDDKIDDMLEEGDFYSLHTLKTPGMGRLLAKVSLTLVVSACLFLFLPWQQNIRGSGKVTALNPQNRPQTIESAISGRIKVWKISEGQHVTQGDTILTLSEVKDKYFDPNLLTRLSQQLEAKEQGLAAKMSKKEALERQIIALQETRAIKLRQARNYFQQSILKLEIDSIAFESEKIQFANSENTFDRNQKRYQAGNITLTKFQEIESKFQASKAKLISAENKWLQSKTELINYRISIAGTEAEYQDKISKAQSTVSETLADIHATEGEIAKIKNEFSNMEIRNQQYQIIAPQTGYIVRALKAGIGETIKEGEAVATIIPDSDDLAAEMHVRAMDLPFISTGRKVRIEFDGWPSLQFSGWPNASVGTFGGIVSVIDRVDSKPGSFRILVAPDPDTEAWPEQIRMGSGIKGWVMLNDVPIWFELWRQLNGFPPSIYENQQTTTNTSKK is encoded by the coding sequence ATGCTGAATATAACTGACGATAAAATAGACGATATGTTGGAGGAAGGGGATTTTTACTCCCTCCATACCCTAAAAACACCAGGTATGGGGCGTCTTCTGGCGAAGGTCAGCCTAACCTTAGTGGTATCCGCCTGTCTTTTCCTGTTTTTACCTTGGCAGCAAAACATTCGGGGCTCAGGCAAAGTGACCGCACTCAACCCTCAAAATCGGCCTCAAACCATTGAAAGCGCAATCTCAGGAAGAATAAAAGTCTGGAAAATAAGTGAAGGTCAGCATGTAACCCAAGGGGACACCATCCTTACCCTATCGGAGGTTAAGGATAAGTACTTTGACCCAAATCTACTGACACGGCTTAGCCAACAGCTGGAAGCCAAGGAACAGGGGCTTGCCGCCAAAATGTCCAAAAAAGAAGCTCTGGAAAGGCAAATCATCGCCCTGCAAGAGACTCGCGCTATCAAGCTGCGCCAGGCCAGAAATTATTTCCAGCAAAGCATTCTTAAGTTGGAAATTGACAGTATCGCTTTTGAATCTGAAAAAATTCAATTCGCCAACTCCGAGAATACTTTCGATCGAAACCAAAAACGCTACCAGGCAGGTAACATCACGCTCACAAAATTTCAGGAAATAGAATCCAAGTTTCAGGCGAGCAAAGCCAAACTGATCTCAGCAGAAAATAAATGGCTTCAAAGCAAAACCGAACTTATCAACTACCGCATCAGCATAGCCGGTACCGAAGCGGAATATCAGGATAAGATAAGCAAGGCACAGTCTACAGTGAGTGAAACGCTAGCGGATATACATGCCACGGAAGGTGAGATTGCTAAAATCAAAAACGAATTTTCCAATATGGAAATTCGAAATCAGCAGTACCAAATTATTGCTCCCCAAACGGGCTACATTGTACGGGCCCTCAAGGCCGGAATAGGAGAAACCATCAAAGAGGGTGAAGCTGTGGCGACCATCATTCCAGATAGCGACGACCTGGCAGCCGAAATGCACGTAAGAGCAATGGATCTGCCATTCATCAGCACCGGACGTAAGGTGAGGATCGAGTTTGACGGCTGGCCATCGCTGCAGTTTTCTGGCTGGCCCAATGCATCGGTGGGGACTTTCGGCGGAATAGTCAGTGTCATAGATCGGGTAGACAGCAAGCCAGGATCTTTTAGAATACTTGTGGCCCCCGATCCAGATACTGAAGCCTGGCCCGAGCAAATCAGAATGGGCTCAGGCATAAAGGGCTGGGTCATGCTCAACGACGTACCTATCTGGTTTGAGCT